The DNA sequence GGACTGCTACGCGCGTCAGGGCCGCGTGGATCAGGCGCGCGAGCTGTTCGAGAGGCTCTTGTCGCTGCGCAATGACGTGGGCCTGCTCGCCGAGGAGTACGACTCGCGCGCAGGCCGGCAGGTCGGCAACTTCCCCCAGGCGTTCTCGCACCTGGCGCTGGTGAACACGGCGTTCAACCTGGCGGGCATGCGCGCGGGCTCGCGAGGCGAGGGCCGACCCGCGCGCGATGCGTCGCCGATCCTTCAGCCGCTCTAGAGCGTCTTGCCTTCGCCGCCGAGCAGCTTCTTCACCAGCGCCACGTAGCGCTCCATGGCCGCGTCCTTGGAGACGCCCTTGGTCCTGGTCCACGCGTCGAACTTGGCGCGGCCCTTGAGGTCGAGCATGCCCGGGCGGCTGCCGGACACGTCGCCCTCGGTGGCCTGCTTGAAGAGCGCGTACAGCTCGAGCAGCGTGTCGTTCGAAGGGCGCGCGGAGAGGGTCTTCACCTTCTCCTGCGCGCGGGCGAACTCGTCGGGATTGGCCATGCGCCGAGTCTACTTCGGCGGCGCGTCGCCGGGCGGATCGTCGCTGTGCAGATCCGCGTCGGCGCCCTCGCCACCGGGCGCGCCGTCCGCGCCGAGCGAGGTGATGCGATAGCCGTCGCGCGTGCTCGACGTGCGCTCGTAGAGGTACGCGTTGCCCCAGGCGTCGGTCGGCGCTC is a window from the Deltaproteobacteria bacterium genome containing:
- a CDS encoding acyl-CoA-binding protein, producing MANPDEFARAQEKVKTLSARPSNDTLLELYALFKQATEGDVSGSRPGMLDLKGRAKFDAWTRTKGVSKDAAMERYVALVKKLLGGEGKTL